The following coding sequences are from one Diadema setosum chromosome 9, eeDiaSeto1, whole genome shotgun sequence window:
- the LOC140233312 gene encoding uncharacterized protein, with protein sequence MSMYNAVPGLVIQQNYSISGKAIHVRLNGTDDCVDFGDFSGRCCSDPSLCSLGFSFSFWMRLTEDEIKESGPVYIVSSGIPDARGFGVFRETRSVTVVVNDGTNSYTVELDNLIPADLWKNLGFTWSPTYGLTVVLDAAVVGRDSVGSANALSDVINRVTLGCRYNGAAFTSHSSGMFDEVVLFPLWFNQTFEFIWLMGGWDEDNCVVEPCVQGDCYDTGFDSYRCDCFPGYNETLCDTEIDECESYPCLNGGTCSDWVAYYTCECAFGYTGDSCEKDLSPNYDYSNVKSLQPQFLLITPEINPLYMLADYYLPLNNLGDLNTFGSNVTVTLGRTSLGYYPDIRTADSYVEIANFTNQCLSEPNLCPYGLTLAFWMKIDGRVNNTGSGLVFSTAGPINSERVGIRISLTSAPTMVFEVNTPRRHRSMTIPKASLLLREWMHFGLSWSKKGGMALYLNGRSITPSASTSQSISASNTYNTMTLGSMFGSLDSAAPIAFNDLVVWGRAIRSYERHILLGMTRRELAMIETTDHYWSSDGYIRRDLLTMSGYDAVYAANLHSMDRAGDADVILGHGRDEKGSSIMVIGDGEGWLFLGDFAGTCLSNTHRCDNGLSVSMWTRLSLVADNDTHFLISSGEQVTRGFSMFQRDVDRLGAAVTNGYRRWVVEIVHEPYIQYEDNMTLNAAPDMDFVGEWTNIGMTWKEDEGLTFFVDGRVVARDPVGYQRFRTSDYETRLILGRRNDFLGHASNSSFEELAINEQKVEPYEYRENFALLDNLEYKDAFYYWNTLDLISSTLKVLTHHSPLPGLVLNGTVYPRSGYLGPTNDVTLVDDSTVDLPGFPDYITLGNFEDTFICHPRRAKRGMSVSFWVKLDFDRPPPAPVGNATAAPYNPEKKYLLSSGGQGASKGFNVYVRGETINVVVDDGSTMTWKQVSAENILDSTWTNIAFTWHKSESFLIYINGKVATPIDTVVNMSTCCYGNATDFVVGRGQSEDSEFGTFRIHNLVIWDKYVYPRHAHKLLGITAVEKYFMDLADFYWPFDAPASLSWPVLGFNGGATLMNDRHYFGRCVYTDGKNDYVQLRDFGSTHCVTNPSQCTNGLVVALWIKLRDIPSGSKCLLTSGADVTGERGVTIGQTVDGIDAVVSDGSTTWVVTKELTSEYYGVWLYLAIRWERVLGLSMFINGVNVGEQVTGTDDARSSVQQTEFLLGRCSYSADDDGFVEAHFDDVIVIMPSSGEDLPDASLLHGDQRCSGYVTPDLHFNLTSAEDGVSLFDTSPVERQAKFGGNSRGVSLWPQYNSKGVVDVGSFRESCLSSPALCGKGVSISFWINVLDFENIFDPVTNPQGKGYLLSSGAQNENSTGISIITNNITTTVEVRTEHRRWKSHFPLSFPEEWTNFALTWNASDGIKVYVNGVFQYDYTPPTTVSLYNSTYNATTSDAPTTTAETTTQPPTTTADFTTNSVNTTNATDDGVTAEVTTPQAILVATTDDETTPIVTTPHSWSPRGNDTYAHLILGARNDLNEGYLRAEFADLAVWYEVIDMANPLSSKILMGEECHEIVITDNHDELAALEVWTGTIECDYRHLADCTEDLDQFFQVISNEDFDDDTVYEIAKLRLLNYTVSSTYMTVDEMEMTTILLSKALTRTLSSSIDSTYAETDMKDLLDITSNLFDSSRSRRWTTIHQTRRRRGAYSTESALSLASQLESYLMSMAKYIEGVNGTRSDVNITIVSDNIVVQIERFMADAVVPGSVYTFPNYYDPRIQAFNESWNYPTDYIQLPQNIYDYIPASRKNNGEITMVGILFDTLHEIIPLETMEEELYKDSLKVGSRVIFLRVEPELRKNLYNPIVLQMEHKETLTSKEKAFCVFWDFTVPYTKEGAWSMRGLTVEESNSSFTTCHSDHLTHFAIMFQDKDPVVVSIHTTYLKYITWGGLGISIIAIIFLIIVILTVPDIRTLRNAIHINMLLSMLFAEITVVVIDFLPNLDWISCKAVACVTEYFYVGVFSWIIMQSFHLWVEVKNPKDIPFKEKFRYYFLIAWGIPLMVVGVSFARTYNGYGVTEKCWITFEDNALWVFFGTSLGMMLIAALIAIAVHRNTTKEARRSDLLKSRAASLRATVLAILFMSVTWSLYVVEVYYNHRYIEITYCYTAMHALQGLFLAIFYGLCNPEVRLAFMGADLEMEFSKVEDVSITPEPEESIMLQPLPKPTYVA encoded by the exons ATGAGCATGTATAACGCTGTGCCCGGCCTGGTCATCCAACAGAACTACTCAATCTCCGGCAAAGCCATCCACGTCCGCCTAAACGGCACCGACGACTGCGTCGACTTCGGGGACTTCTCCGGGCGATGCTGCAGCGATCCCAGCCTCTGCTCCCTGGgtttttccttctccttctggATGCGACTCACTGAGGATGAGATCAAAGAGTCGGGACCGGTTTACATCGTGAGCTCTG GAATTCCTGATGCTCGTGGTTTTGGTGTTTTTCGGGAGACGAGGTCGGTGACCGTAGTGGTGAACGATGGAACCAATTCGTACACAGTGGAGCTCGACAACCTCATCCCCGCAGATCTCTGGAAAAACCTCGGCTTCACCTGGAGTCCAACGTATGGATTAACG GTTGTACTGGATGCTGCAGTTGTTGGTAGAGATAGCGTCGGCTCCGCAAATGCCCTTAGTGACGTCATCAACCGTGTGACACTCGGGTGTCGGTATAACGGGGCCGCCTTCACTAGCCATTCATCCGGGATGTTCGACGAGGTTGTTCTCTTCCCGCTGTGGTTCAACCAGACTTTCGAGTTCATCTGGCTCATGGGAGGCTGGG ACGAGGACAACTGTGTGGTAGAACCATGCGTCCAAGGCGATTGTTACGACACAGGATTTGACTCATATCGCTGCGATTGTTTCCCTGGATACAACGAGACGCTCTGCGATACAG AAATCGACGAGTGCGAGTCATACCCCTGTCTTAATGGAGGCACCTGCAGTGACTGGGTCGCATATTACACGTGCGAGTGTGCATTTGGGTACACCGGTGACAGCTGTGAAAAAG ATCTGTCGCCAAACTACGATTACTCGAATGTGAAGTCACTGCAACCACAATTCCTAC TAATCACGCCAGAAATAAACCCTCTCTACATGCTTGCTGATTATTATCTCCCGCTGAACAACCTCGGAGACCTCAACACCTTCGGCTCGAACGTGACTGTGACCCTAGGCCGGACTAGCCTCGGCTACTACCCCGATATCCGCACCGCCGACTCCTACGTGGAGATCGCCAATTTCACCAACCAGTGTCTGAGCGAGCCCAACCTGTGCCCCTACGGCCTCACCCTCGCCTTTTGGATGAAGATTGATGGGCGGGTGAATAACACCGGCAGTGGGTTGGTCTTCTCGACAGCTGGTCCCATCAATAGCGAGAGGGTCGGCATCAGGATATCACTGACCTCTGCACCAACCATGGTCTTTGAGG tGAATACTCCACGACGTCATCGCTCGATGACGATACCAAAAGCCAGTCTCCTTTTGCGAGAATGGATGCACTTTGGTCTGTCGTGGTCGAAGAAAGGCGGTATGGCGCTCTATCTGAATGGGAGGTCGATTACACCTTCGGCATCGACGTCTCAG TCCATCTCCGCCTCCAATACGTACAACACGATGACGCTTGGTTCGATGTTCGGATCACTAGACTCCGCAGCTCCCATCGCCTTCAACGATCTCGTCGTATGGGGGCGCGCCATCAGATCATACGAAAGACATATTTTGTTGGGAATGACGC GTCGCGAACTGGCCATGATCGAGACCACTGACCACTATTGGTCCAGCGACGGCTACATCAGGAGGGACTTGCTGACAATGTCCGGATATGACGCCGTCTACGCCGCAAACCTCCACAGCATGGACAGAGCGGGCGACGCCGATGTGATCCTCGGGCACGGTCGGGACGAGAAAGGCAGCTCCATCATGGTCATAGGTGACGGAGAAGGGTGGCTCTTCTTGG GAGATTTCGCGGGCACCTGCTTGAGCAATACGCACAGATGCGACAACGGATTGTCAGTCTCCATGTGGACTAGACTCTCGCTAGTCGCCGACAACGATACGCACTTCTTGATCAGCTCCGGGGAGCAGGTGACTCGCGGGTTTTCCATGTTCCAGAGAGATGTCGATCGCTTGGGGGCGGCTGTCACAAACGGCTACAGGCGCTGGGTGGTGGAAATTGTACACGAGCCCTACATACAATACGAAG ATAACATGACTTTGAACGCTGCCCCTGACATGGATTTCGTGGGCGAATGGACCAATATTGGCATGACCTGGAAAGAGGACGAAGGGCTCACCTTCTTCGTTGACGGTCGCGTGGTAGCCCGGGATCCGGTCGGCTACCAGAGGTTCCGTACCAGTGACTACGAGACACGACTCATCCTCGGCCGGCGGAACGACTTCTTGGGTCACGCCAGCAATTCATCTTTCGAAGAGTTGGCCATAAACGAACAAAAGGTGGAGCCCTACGAATACAGGGAAAATTTCGCACTACTCG ACAACCTTGAGTACAAGGACGCCTTCTATTACTGGAACACTCTTGATCTGATCAGTAGCACCTTGAAAGTCCTTACCCACCACAGTCCTCTACCTGGCCTCGTCCTGAACGGTACGGTTTACCCGCGGTCGGGTTACCTGGGACCAACCAATGACGTGACGCTAGTGGACGATTCAACCGTTGACTTACCCGGCTTCCCAGACTACATCACATTAG GTAACTTTGAAGACACGTTCATCTGTCACCCCAGAAGGGCCAAGCGAGGCATGAGCGTTTCCTTCTGGGTCAAACTAGACTTTGATCGCCCACCTCCCGCTCCGGTCGGAAATGCTACTGCTGCTCCTTACAACCCGGAGAAGAAATACCTTCTAag TTCGGGAGGTCAAGGAGCATCCAAAGGTTTCAATGTCTATGTCCGGGGCGAGACAATCAACGTCGTGGTCGACGACGGTAGCACGATGACGTGGAAACAGGTGTCTGCAGAG AATATTCTCGACAGCACTTGGACCAACATCGCCTTCACTTGGCACAAGTCCGAGTCCTTCCTCATCTACATCAATGGTAAAGTGGCTACGCCCATCGACACCGTCGTCAACATGTCGACCTGTTGCTACGGCAACGCGACTGATTTTGTTGTTGGGCGAGGACAGAGTGAGGACTCGGAGTTCGGCACTTTCCGCATTCATAACCTGGTAATCTGGGACAAATATGTGTATCCACGCCACGCCCACAAGTTGCTAGGAATTACAG CCGTTGAAAAATACTTTATGGATCTGGCCGACTTCTACTGGCCCTTCGACGCGCCAGCGAGCCTCTCGTGGCCGGTTCTCGGCTTCAACGGCGGCGCCACCTTGATGAATGACCGCCACTATTTCGGCCGCTGCGTGTATACGGACGGAAAGAACGACTACGTGCAGCTGCGAGACTTCGGCAGCACGCATTGCGTGACAAACCCGTCCCAATGTACTAACGGCTTGGTGGTGGCGCTGTGGATCAAGCTGAGAGACATACCCAGCGGATCCAAGTGCCTTTTGACCTCTGGAGCTGACGTCACAG GTGAACGAGGCGTGACCATCGGTCAGACAGTGGACGGAATAGACGCAGTGGTCAGCGACGGGTCGACAACGTGGGTAGTCACGAAGGAGCTGACAAGTGAATACTATGGGGTGTGGCTGTATCTCGCTATCAGATGGGAGCGAGTTCTCGGACTGAGCATGTTCATAAATGGTGTCAATGTTGGCGAACAG GTTACCGGTACGGATGACGCGAGGAGTTCTGTCCAACAGACCGAATTTCTCCTGGGGCGATGCAGCTACTCCGCGGATGACGACGGCTTCGTGGAAGCCCACTTCGACGACGTCATCGTCATCATGCCGTCGAGTGGCGAAGATCTTCCCGACGCTTCTCTTCTTCACGGCGACCAAC GATGCTCCGGTTACGTAACGCCAGACCTGCACTTCAACCTCACTTCCGCTGAAGACGGAGTGTCACTGTTCGACACCAGCCCCGTGGAGCGACAGGCGAAATTTGGGGGTAATAGCAGGGGCGTGTCCCTCTGGCCGCAGTACAACAGCAAGGGTGTGGTGGATGTAG GCAGTTTCCGTGAAAGTTGTTTGAGTTCACCGGCCTTGTGTGGGAAGGGCGTGTCTATTTCGTTTTGGATCAACGTCCTGGACTTCGAGAACATATTCGACCCTGTGACTAATCCACAAGGGAAAGGCTACTTATTAAG TTCCGGTGCTCAGAACGAAAATTCCACTGGGATCTCAATCATCACCAACAACATCACGACCACGGTCGAGGTTCGAACGGAACATCGTCGCTGGAAGAGTCATTTCCCGCTGAGCTTCCCGGAAGAATGGACGAACTTCGCGCTGACCTGGAATGCCAGTGACGGCATAAAGGTCTACGTCAACGGCGTGTTCCAAT ATGACTACACGCCTCCAACGACAGTGAGCCTGTACAACTCCACGTACAATGCTACGACATCGGATGCTCCCACGACAACAGCTGAGACCACTACACAGCCCCCTACCACCACCGCTGACTTCACGACCAATTCGGTCAACACGACGAATGCAACGGACGATGGCGTCACAGCAGAAGTAACCACGCCCCAGGCGATCCTCGTCGCGACGACGGACGACGAGACCACGCCCATCGTCACCACACCGCACTCTTGGAGCCCGCGCGGAAACGACACCTACGCGCATTTGATACTGGGAGCGCGCAATGACTTGAACGAAGGCTACCTTCGCGCTGAGTTCGCCGATCTCGCTGTCTGGTACGAAGTGATTGATATGGCAAATCCGCTGTCTTCAAAGATTCTGATGGGAGAAGAATGTCACGAGATTG TCATCACTGATAACCACGACGAGCTGGCGGCTCTGGAAGTTTGGACCGGTACGATTGAATGCGACTATCGACATCTAGCAGACTGTACCGAAGACTTGGACCAGTTCTTTCAAGTG ATTTCGAACGAGGACTTCGATGACGACACGGTGTACGAGATTGCCAAGTTGAGGCTGCTGAACTACACCGTGAGCAGCACCTACATGACCGTGGACGAAATGGAGATGACCACTATCCTACTGAGTAAAGCGCTGACCCGAACTCTTTCGTCCTCTATTGACTCTACGTATGCTGAGACTGACATGAAG GATCTTCTTGACATTACCAGCAATCTGTTTGACAGCAGTCGCAGCCGACGATGGACAACCATACATCAG ACTCGGCGTCGTCGAGGGGCCTACAgtacggagagcgccctcagTCTGGCTTCCCAGCTGGAGAGTTATCTCATGTCCATGGCGAAGTACATCGAGGGAGTCAACGGGACTCGAAGTGACGTCAACATTACCATCGTCTCAGACAACATAG TCGTCCAAATTGAGCGCTTTATGGCCGACGCTGTTGTTCCCGGGAGTGTGTACACCTTCCCAAACTATTACGACCCCCGAATTCAGGCTTTTAACGAGTCATGGAACTACCCTACGGACTACATTCAGCTGCCCCAGAACATCTATGACTACATTCCTGCTTCGAGAA AAAACAACGGAGAAATAACAATGGTTGGCATCCTCTTTGACACCTTACATGAGATCATCCCGTTGGAAACCATGGAAGA GGAACTATACAAGGATTCGCTGAAGGTGGGTAGTCGTGTAATATTTCTGCGAGTGGAGCCGGAACTACGGAAGAACTTGTACAATCCAATCGTGCTCCAGATGGAACATAAAGAG ACCCTGACATCCAAGGAAAAAGCCTTTTGCGTCTTCTGGGATTTCACAGTCCC TTACACGAAGGAAGGGGCGTGGAGTATGCGAGGGTTGACCGTGGAAGAGAGCAACTCCTCCTTTACCACCTGCCACTCCGATCATCTCACCCACTTTGCAATCATGTTCCAGGATAAAGATCCCGTG GTGGTTTCTATTCACACCACCTACTTGAAGTACATCACGTGGGGAGGGCTGGGCATCTCCATCATTGCTATCATCTTTCTCATCATCGTTATTCTGACAGTGCC TGACATCCGCACGCTTCGTAACGCCATCCATATCAACATGCTGCTCTCTATGCTCTTTGCCGAGATCACTGTCGTGGTCATCGACTTCCTTCCGAACCTTGACTGG ATTTCGTGCAAGGCAGTGGCGTGTGTGACGGAGTACTTCTACGTGGGCGTGTTCTCCTGGATTATCATGCAGTCTTTTCATCTTTGGGTTGAAGTCAAAAATCCCAAGGACATCCCATTTAAGGAAAAATTCAGATACTACTTCCTCATCGCGTGGG GTATCCCTTTGATGGTTGTCGGCGTTTCATTTGCTCGTACGTACAACGGATACGGTGTCACAGAAAA ATGCTGGATTACGTTTGAAGACAACGCGCTCTGGGTTTTCTTTGGCACAAGTTTGGGGATGATGTTG ATTGCTGCCCTCATCGCCATTGCAGTGCATCGGAATACGACGAAGGAAGCACGACGATCAGACTTGCTGAAATCCAGGGC AGCCAGTCTAAGGGCGACCGTTCTCGCCATCCTATTCATGTCGGTCACGTGGTCACTCTATGTGGTCGAGGTTTACTACAACCACCGGTACATAGAAATCACGTATTGCTACACGGCAATGCACGCGTTGCAG GGCTTATTCTTGGCGATTTTCTATGGCTTGTGCAACCCCGAG GTCCGACTGGCATTTATGGGAGCCGATCTTGAAATGGAGTTCTCAAAAGTGGAAGATGTCTCCATC ACGCCCGAGCCAGAAGAATCAATCATGCTACAACCTCTTCCGAAGCCAACAT atgtcgcatga